In Oryza sativa Japonica Group chromosome 2, ASM3414082v1, the following are encoded in one genomic region:
- the LOC9270293 gene encoding mitochondrial fission protein ELM1, which yields MRPIRLPEPPGVGGMETPEIFTGAAAATVVVRRAVVIGNGSPGAENQCLGLVRALGLADHLTLYRVTRPQGGINEWLHFLPVSLHKLIDQVLRQFFRNTRLAPVVEGRKHYRVPNGGSVGVGLSSVLEADAKKIVAVARDTFEKEGPTLIVACGWDTISYSSSIRHLASGNVFVIQIQHPRSRLDRFDLVVTPRHDYYALIAGGQEEIPRLFRRWITPQEPPGRNVVLTVGALHQADSAALRLAAIAWHDELAPLPKPLLIVNIGGPTRNCKYGVDLARQLIASTYNVLDSCGSVRVSFSRRTPRKVSDIISKEFAGHPKIYIWDGEEPNPHMGHLAWADAFVVTADSISMLSEACSTGKPVYVIGTEYCKWKFSAFHKTLRERGVVRPFTGLEDISNSWSYPPLNDAIEVATRVREAIAERGWSVG from the exons ATGAGGCCGATCCGGCTGCCGGAGCCccccggcgtcggcggcatGGAGACGCCCGAGAtcttcaccggcgccgccgccgccaccgtcgtcgtccgccgcgccgtcgtcatcgGCAACGGCTCCCCCGGCGCCGAGAACCAGTGCCTCGGCCTCGTCcgcgccctcggcctcgccgacCACCTGACCCTCTAC CGTGTGACGAGGCCGCAGGGAGGGATCAACGAGTGGCTGCACTTCCTCCCCGTCTCGCTCCACAAGCTAATCGACCAAGTGCTGAGGCAGTTCTTCCGCAACACGAGGCTTGCGCCGGTGGTCGAGGGGCGGAAGCACTACCGCGTCCCGAACGGCGGATCGGTTGGGGTTGGGCTGTCCTCTGTCCTGGAAGCGGACGCCAAGAAGATCGTGGCTGTGGCTCGCGATACATTCGAGAA GGAAGGGCCAACTTTAATTGTCGCGTGTGGCTGGGATACCATATCATATTCAAGCTCAATAAGGCATCTAGCTTCAGGCAATGTGTTCGTCATTCAG ATACAGCACCCGAGGTCTCGCCTAGATAGGTTTGATCTGGTGGTGACTCCTCGCCATGATTACTATGCTTTAATTGCTGGCGGACAAGAAGAAATTCCACGCCTGTTCCGTAGATGGATAACTCCGCAAGAACCACCTGGGAGGAATGTG GTGCTTACTGTTGGTGCACTACACCAAGCTGATTCTGCTGCACTGCGCCTTGCTGCTATAGCCTGGCATGATGAACTCGCCCCTTTGCCTAAGCCATTGCTAATCGTCAACATTGGAGGACCCACAA GGAATTGTAAGTATGGTGTCGACCTTGCCAGGCAGCTCATAGCTTCTACGTATAATGTTCTAGACAGCTGTGGGAGTGTGAGAGTTTCATTTTCCAGGAGAACACCGCGAAAG GTCTCTGATATTATATCGAAAGAGTTCGCTGGTCATCCTAAGATCTATATTTGGGATGGGGAAG AACCTAACCCGCACATGGGGCATCTTGCATGGGCTGATGCTTTTGTTGTAACAGCTGATTCTATAAGTATGTTAAGTGAGGCTTGTAGCACAGG GAAGCCTGTTTACGTCATTGGGACTGAGTATTGTAAATGGAAGTTTTCTGCTTTTCACAAGACTCTACGGGAGCGAGGAGTTGTCCGTCCTTTCACTGGATTGGAAGAT ATTTCAAATAGCTGGAGCTACCCTCCCCTAAACGATGCTATTGAAGTAGCTACACGTGTCCGTGAAGCAATTGCAGAACGAGGGTGGTCTGTGGGATGA
- the LOC9266054 gene encoding probable F-box protein At2g36090 codes for MAATTTTVEDLPGDVLACALRRLDGPSLAAAGCATSGLRALADDPDTWRALCLSRWPSLAAAEQRCVLSAAGAVSPRRLFADAFPFPCVDDAAAAAPLDGDDQRLPGELVSAVDVYHGGAAVVSRVVETSTSSSWFLASPFRVDAVEGKSPAPAPASVASSWSPAELELSWILLDPSTGRAVNVSSRRPVAVERHWYTGDTLVRYAVVLAGCKFEATVSCSEEAGQITEVSLAADDADGAAISGEGCLRLLAAAMAGPRKGGRGQEGEAKRRYDEFVRRKRGRKESKARREVLVDLCCSAVSAVAVISFLAAVVLR; via the coding sequence ATggcggcgaccaccaccaccgtggAGGACCTGCCAGGGGACGTGCTGGCGTGCGCGCTGCGGCGGCTGGATGGGCCGTCCCTGGCCGCCGCGGGCTGCGCCACGTCCGGGCTCAGGGCGCTCGCCGACGACCCGGACACGTGGCGCGCGCTCTGCCTGTCGCGGTGGccgtcgctggcggcggcggagcagcggtgcgtcctttccgccgccggcgccgtctctCCGCGCCGCCTCTTCGCCGACGCCTTCCCTTTCCCCTGCgtggacgacgccgccgccgccgctccgctcgaCGGAGACGATCAGCGGCTGCCCGGGGAGCTCGTCTCCGCCGTGGACGTCTACCACGGGGGCGCGGCCGTCGTCTCCCGCGTCGTCGAGACCTCCACGTCGTCCTCCTGGTTCCTCGCCTCGCCGTTCCGCGTCGACGCCGTGGAGGGCAAgagcccggcgccggcgcccgccTCGGTGgcgtcgtcgtggtcgccggcggAGCTGGAGCTGAGCTGGATCTTGCTGGACCCGAGCACCGGCCGGGCGGTGAACGTGTCGAGCCGGCGACCCGTGGCGGTGGAGAGGCACTGGTACACCGGCGACACGCTGGTGCGCTACGCCGTGGTGCTCGCCGGGTGCAAGTTCGAGGCCACCGTCAGCTGCTCGGAGGAGGCCGGCCAGATAACGGAGGtcagcctcgccgccgacgacgccgacggcgcGGCGATCAGCGGCGAGGGCTGCCTGCGGCTGCTCGCCGCGGCCATGGCCGGGCCACGGAAGGGAGGGCGGGGCCAGGAAGGGGAAGCCAAGAGGAGGTACGACGAGTTcgtgaggaggaagaggggcagGAAGGAGTCCAAGGCCAGGCGAGAGGTGCTCGTCGACCTCTGCTGCTCCGCCGtcagcgccgtcgccgtcatcagcttcctcgccgccgtcgtgctccgGTAG